The window GTGGCCGTTTTTTTAGAAGTCCCAATCTTCATCTTCGGTGTTGACGGCTTTACCGATGACATAAGATGAACCAGAGCCAGAGAAGAAATCGTGGTTCTCATCAGCGTTTGGCGATAGCGCTGAGAGAATTGCGGGATTCACATCCGTCATGCTGGCGGGGAACAGCGCTTCATAGCCCAGATTCATCAGTGCTTTGTTCGCGTTGTAGTGGAGGAATTTCTTCACATCCTCCGTCCAGCCGACGCCGTCATAGAGTTCCTGTGTATATAACACCTCGTTGTCGTACAAATCCTGTAGCAGATCGTAGGCGAAATTTTTCACCTGCTGCTGACGAGCAGGATCGGCTTTCGCCAGTCCGCGCTGGAATTTATAGCCAATGTAGTAACCGTGTACCGCTTCGTCGCGGATGATCAGCCGGATTAAATCCGCCGTGTTAGTCAGTTTGGCGCGGCTTGACCAGTACATCGGCAGGTAGAATCCAGAGTAGAACAGGAACGACTCCAGAAACACGCTGGCGACTTTCTTCATCAGCGGATCGTCGCTGCGGTAGTGCGACAGAATAATGTCGGATTTCTTCTGTAGCGCTGGGTTCTCTTCACTCCAGCGATAGGCATCATCCACTTCGCTGGTCAGGCACAGCGTCGAGAAAATTGAGCTGTATGAACGGGCATGCACTGCTTCCATAAAACTGATGTTAGACAGCACGGCTTCTTCATGCGGCGTCACGGCATCAGGCATGAGCGTCGGCGCGCCCAGCGTATTCTGGATGGTGTCCAGCAGCGTCAGACCGGTGAATACACGAATCGTCAACTGACGCTCGCGGGCATTCAACGTACTCCACGATGGAATATCGTTAGAGAGCGGCACCTTTTCCGGTAGCCAGAAGTTGGAGGTTAGCCGATTCCAGACTTCCAAATCTTTGTCGTCTTCAATTTTGTTCCAGTTAATCGCCTGGACGCGAGTGAGTGCGGTCATGCTTCGATTTCCTTCCGCGATGGCTTATAGCGCACAGGACACACAGCCCTGAACTTCGGTGCCTTCCAGCGCCATCTGCCGTATGCGAATGTAATAAATAGTCTTAATACCTTTTGTCCAGGCGTAGATCTGCGCTTTATTGATGTCTCGCGTGGTGGCGGTATCACGGAAAAATAGCGTCAGCGACAGCCCCTGATCGACGTGCTGCGTGGCGGCGGCATAGGTGTCGATAATCTTCTGCGGCCCAATCTCATAGGCGTCCTGGTAATACTCGAGATTGTCATTGTTCATGTAAGGTGCGGGGTAGTAGACGCGGCCGATCTTGCCCTCTTTACGAATTTCGATGCGTGACACAATCGGGTGGATGCTGGACGTCGAGTGGTTGATATACGAAATCGAACCAGTCGGTGGAACAGCCTGCAAGTTCTGGTTATAAATGCCGTGGGCAATAACAGATTCGCGTAGCGCCGCCCAGTCCTGCTGAGTAGGAATGTGGATATCGGCTTGTTCAAACAGTTCACGGGCGCGCGCGGTTGTGGGCTCCCAGCACTGTTCAATGTATTTATCAAAATACTCGCCTGTGGCGTATTTGGAGTGCTCGAAGCCCGAGAAGCGCTGGTTCCGTTCTATGGCTAGCGCATTCGATGCCCGAATCGCGTGGAAAGCGACGGTATAGAAATAGATATTGGTGAAATCGACGGCTTCTTCTGTGCCGTAAAAGATACGCTCTTTCGCCAGATAGCCGTGCAGGTTCATCTGACCTAAACCAATCGCATGGGATTCGTCGTTGCCTTTTTCGATGGATGGCACGGAGCGGATATGGCTCATATCGGAAACGGCGGTCAGTGCGCGGATCGCCATCTCAACCGTCTGGCCGAAATCGGGCGAAGCCATCGCGTTAGCAATATTCATCGAACCGAGGTTACAGGAGATGTCCTTGCCAATGTGGCGATAGCCGAGATCGTCATCGTACAGGCTGGCGTCGTTGACCTGCAAAATCTCAGAGCACAGGTTGCTCATATTGATGCGGCCGTGAATCGGATTTGCGCGATTCACCGTATCCTCAAACATCATGTAGGGATAACCGGACTCAAACTGGATTTCGGCGAGGATCTGGAAGAATTCGCGCGCCTTGATTTGGGATTTACGGATGCGCTTATCGTTTACCATCTCGTGGTATTTTTCGGTGACGCTAATTTCTGATAGCGGTACGCCATAAACC is drawn from Pectobacterium aroidearum and contains these coding sequences:
- the nrdF gene encoding class 1b ribonucleoside-diphosphate reductase subunit beta, giving the protein MTALTRVQAINWNKIEDDKDLEVWNRLTSNFWLPEKVPLSNDIPSWSTLNARERQLTIRVFTGLTLLDTIQNTLGAPTLMPDAVTPHEEAVLSNISFMEAVHARSYSSIFSTLCLTSEVDDAYRWSEENPALQKKSDIILSHYRSDDPLMKKVASVFLESFLFYSGFYLPMYWSSRAKLTNTADLIRLIIRDEAVHGYYIGYKFQRGLAKADPARQQQVKNFAYDLLQDLYDNEVLYTQELYDGVGWTEDVKKFLHYNANKALMNLGYEALFPASMTDVNPAILSALSPNADENHDFFSGSGSSYVIGKAVNTEDEDWDF
- the nrdE gene encoding class 1b ribonucleoside-diphosphate reductase subunit alpha, encoding MLNLYDAEGNIQFEMDKLAARRYFLQHVNQNTVFFHNLEEKLRYLVEEGYYEAEVLDQYSFDFIKSLFQQAYAHKFRFQTFLGAFKYYTGYTLKTFDGKRYLERYEDRVCLVALTLAKGDTALAGALVDEIISGRFQPATPTFLNCGKKQRGELVSCFLLRIEDNMESIGRAINSALQLSKRGGGVAFMLSNIRETGAPIKRIENQSSGIIPIMKMLEDAFSYANQLGARQGAGAVYLNAHHPDILRFLDTKRENADEKIRIKTLSLGVVIPDITFQLAKNNQVMYLFSPYDVEQVYGVPLSEISVTEKYHEMVNDKRIRKSQIKAREFFQILAEIQFESGYPYMMFEDTVNRANPIHGRINMSNLCSEILQVNDASLYDDDLGYRHIGKDISCNLGSMNIANAMASPDFGQTVEMAIRALTAVSDMSHIRSVPSIEKGNDESHAIGLGQMNLHGYLAKERIFYGTEEAVDFTNIYFYTVAFHAIRASNALAIERNQRFSGFEHSKYATGEYFDKYIEQCWEPTTARARELFEQADIHIPTQQDWAALRESVIAHGIYNQNLQAVPPTGSISYINHSTSSIHPIVSRIEIRKEGKIGRVYYPAPYMNNDNLEYYQDAYEIGPQKIIDTYAAATQHVDQGLSLTLFFRDTATTRDINKAQIYAWTKGIKTIYYIRIRQMALEGTEVQGCVSCAL